The proteins below come from a single Cervus elaphus chromosome 4, mCerEla1.1, whole genome shotgun sequence genomic window:
- the MYADM gene encoding myeloid-associated differentiation marker, translating to MPVTVTRTTVTTTMSSSSGLGSPTIVGSPRVLTQPLGLLRLLQLVSTCVAFSLVASVGAWTGPMGNWSMFTWCFCFSVTLIILIVELGGLQVRFPLSWRNFPITYACYAALFCLSSSIIYPTTYVQFLSHGRSRDHAIAATAFSCIACIAYATEVAWTRARPGEITGYMATVPGLLKVLETFVACVIFAFISDPVLYQHQSALEWCVAVYSICFILAAVAILLNLGDCTNVLPIAFPTFLSGLALISVIFYATALVLWPLYQFDQRHGGQPRRQMDVSCSRSHTYYVCFWDRRLAVAILTGINLLAYLADLVYSARLVFVRV from the coding sequence atgCCGGTGACGGTAACCCGCACCACCGTGACAACCACCATGTCGTCGTCCTCCGGCCTGGGCTCCCCGACCATCGTGGGGTCCCCTCGGGTGCTGACCCAGCCGCTGGGCCTCCTCCGCCTGCTGCAGCTGGTCTCCACCTGCGTGGCCTTCTCGCTGGTGGCCAGTGTGGGCGCTTGGACGGGGCCCATGGGCAACTGGTCCATGTTCACCTGGTGCTTCTGCTTCTCGGTGACGCTCATCATCCTCATCGTGGAGCTGGGTGGGCTCCAGGTCCGCTTCCCGCTGTCCTGGCGCAACTTCCCCATCACCTACGCCTGCTACGCCGCCCTCTTCTGCCTCTCCTCCTCCATCATCTACCCCACCACCTACGTGCAGTTCTTGTCTCACGGGCGCTCTCGGGACCACGCCATTGCCGCCACCGCCTTCTCCTGCATCGCCTGTATCGCCTACGCCACCGAGGTGGCCTGGACCCGGGCCCGGCCCGGCGAGATCACCGGCTACATGGCCACCGTGCCCGGCCTGCTCAAGGTGCTGGAGACCTTCGTGGCCTGCGTCATCTTCGCCTTCATCAGCGACCCGGTGCTATACCAGCACCAGTCGGCCCTGGAGTGGTGCGTGGCCGTGTATTCCATCTGTTTCATCCTGGCAGCCGTGGCCATCCTGCTGAACCTCGGCGACTGCACCAACGTCCTGCCCATCGCCTTCCCCACTTTCCTGTCGGGCCTGGCCCTGATCTCCGTCATCTTCTACGCCACGGCCCTGGTCCTCTGGCCGCTCTACCAGTTTGACCAGAGGCATGGCGGTCAGCCGCGCCGGCAGATGGATGTCAGTTGCAGCAGAAGCCACACCTACTACGTGTGTTTCTGGGACCGCCGGCTGGCCGTGGCCATCCTGACAGGCATCAACCTGCTGGCTTACCTGGCCGACCTGGTGTATTCGGCCCGCCTGGTTTTCGTCAGGGTCTGA